In Nocardioides bizhenqiangii, the DNA window CGTCGTAGCCGGGAACAGGTCGGACAGCAGCGCGCCGACGGCGCGCGCGGTCGGCTCGGTGTCGGAGTTGTCCCAGCCGAGCGGAGCGCGGGTCTTCCACAGGTCCTCGAGGTCGCCGAAGCCGGGGATCGCCTTGGCGGCCATCGTCCGGAGCGGCCCCGCCGACACCAGGTTGACCCGGATCCCGTGCGGACCGAGGTCGCGCGCGAGGTAGCGCGAGCAGGACTCGAGCCCGGCCTTCGCCACGCCCATCCAGTCGTACGCCGGCCACGCCACCGTCGCGTCGAAGGTGAGTCCGACGATCGACCCGCCGGCGGGCATCAGCGGTCGGCAGGCGACGGCCAGCGACTTCATCGAGTACGCCGAGACCTGCACCGCCTGCGCGACGTCCTCCCAGGGTCCGTCGAGGAAGTTGCCGCCCAGCAGCGTCTCCGGGTTGCCGTAGGCGATCGAGTGCACGACGCCATGGAGGACTGCATCCTCGCCGAGGTGCTCGCGCACCATCGCTGGCAGCGCTGCGAGATGGTCGACGTCGGTGACGTCGAGCTCGAGCACCGGGGGCGCCTCGGGAAGCCGCTTGGCGATCCGTCGGGTGATGCCGAGCGCCCGGCCGAAGTTGGAGATCAGGACCGTGGCGCCCTGCTCCTGTGCAAAGCGGGCCACGGCGAAGCCGATGGAGGTGTTGTGGGTGACACCGGTGACCAGGATGTTCTTGCCCGCGAGCAGTCCAGAACCATGGGCAGTCATGTCAGTGCCCCATCCCGAGACCGCCGTCGACCGGGATCACGGCGCCGGTGACGTAGCCCGACGCGGGGTCCGCCAACCACGTCACCGCCGCGGCGACCTCCTCCGGCCGTGCGTAACGGCCGAGGGGGATCTGGGTGCGGATCGCGTCCTTCTGCTCGTCGGTCAGCACCGACGTCATGTCGGTCTCGACATAGCCGGGAGCGACGACGTTCGTCGTGATCGACCGGGAGCCGAGCTCCCGGGCCAGCGACCTCGCCATGCCCACCAGGCCGGCCTTGGACGCCGCGTAGTTGACCTGTCCCGGCGACCCGAGCAGACCGACGACGCTCGAGATGAAGATGATCCGACCACGCTTGAGCCGGAGCATGCCCTTGGCTGCCCGCTTCGCCAGCCGGAAGGACCCGGTGAGGTTGGTTTCGATGACCGAGGACCAGTCCTCCTCCGACATCCGGAGCAGGAGCGTGTCGGCCGTGATCCCGGCGTTGGCGACGAGGATCTCGACCGGTCCGTGGGCCTCCTCCGCCGCGGTGAACGCCGCGTCGACGTCGGCCGGCACGGTGATGTCCGCCTTGATCTCGAGCGCGCCGTCGGGAGCGCCACCGCTGCGGGTGGTCACGGCGACCCGGTCGCCCTGGGCGAGGAAGGCTTCGGCGATCGCGCGGCCGATGCCACGGTTGCCGCCGGTGATCAGGACCGAGCGCGGCTCGGGAGCGGTCGCGGAGTTCACGCCTACGAC includes these proteins:
- the fabI gene encoding enoyl-ACP reductase FabI — protein: MTAHGSGLLAGKNILVTGVTHNTSIGFAVARFAQEQGATVLISNFGRALGITRRIAKRLPEAPPVLELDVTDVDHLAALPAMVREHLGEDAVLHGVVHSIAYGNPETLLGGNFLDGPWEDVAQAVQVSAYSMKSLAVACRPLMPAGGSIVGLTFDATVAWPAYDWMGVAKAGLESCSRYLARDLGPHGIRVNLVSAGPLRTMAAKAIPGFGDLEDLWKTRAPLGWDNSDTEPTARAVGALLSDLFPATTGEIVHVDGGFHAMGA
- the fabG gene encoding 3-oxoacyl-ACP reductase FabG, yielding MNSATAPEPRSVLITGGNRGIGRAIAEAFLAQGDRVAVTTRSGGAPDGALEIKADITVPADVDAAFTAAEEAHGPVEILVANAGITADTLLLRMSEEDWSSVIETNLTGSFRLAKRAAKGMLRLKRGRIIFISSVVGLLGSPGQVNYAASKAGLVGMARSLARELGSRSITTNVVAPGYVETDMTSVLTDEQKDAIRTQIPLGRYARPEEVAAAVTWLADPASGYVTGAVIPVDGGLGMGH